The following coding sequences lie in one Capsicum annuum cultivar UCD-10X-F1 chromosome 5, UCD10Xv1.1, whole genome shotgun sequence genomic window:
- the LOC107871383 gene encoding uncharacterized protein LOC107871383 isoform X4, translating to MSKQLNFELQDQRKIVGMEDSSMTIEFLRARLLAERSVSQTAKQRADELAERVLELEEQLKIVSLQRKKAEKATAAVLSILENEGISDVSEEFDSGSDQEAICSDTKGVESADNRNERKPTPLNVKERENDADISSSELVSSPSTGRSLSWKSGKLSVQQSFDRKKYTDSPWRWSGSFTSNGTSSPQRAGKSCRRIRHSNTKLSTDELQSTSGECPPEHLPSSANSGHPSLTDSAGNNDVKDQLHFPTSEMLQNQRKADECDEDMERALQHKAQLIGQFEAEEKAQQEWEEKYRENNSYAQDSRKPGNYSDVTEERDDMNLQDRANKFQEADIPSTDGVTDNVLSTPQIDTGCRKDQAESPASEFACSKSNGSCPENHGSSPAYSRHQFPSANDSPIHPVENTIKSSGGSSSQAGQAFEGAYEQALVSRDASDNVGPILGALEQAKFSLNQQINFSPVAKGGSPIEHSVPVARIEDRLVIPPGFPGLFRLPTDFQLEATTTANYQGFPSRFNSADHSHETGSFQEVNSEQPSQRPICENTLDTGLPYSTGFDYLNPPSSFGLPFSSKATYPTYPFQSNTATTTSQSQSPLVPNLSSGEEVFLRSLPMNETGIPPSLPTSHYDAHLRSNMYR from the exons ATGTCTAAA CAGCTGAACTTTGAGCTTCAAGATCAGAG GAAAATTGTTGGCATGGAAGATTCTAGCATGACAATTGAATTTCTCCGGGCTCGATTATTGGCTGAAAGGTCCGTCTCGCAAACAGCGAAGCAGAGAGCTGATGAACTAGCAGAGAGG GtcttggaactggaagagcaGCTAAAGATTGTGTCGTTACAAAGAAAGAAAGCTGAGAAGGCCACAGCAGCTGTACTTTCCATCTTAGAGAACGAAGGAATATCTGATGTATCGGAGGAATTCGATTCAGGCTCTGATCAGGAAGCAATATGCTCCGATACTAAAGGTGTTGAGTCCGCTGACAATAGAAACGAGCGAAAGCCAACTCCGTTAAAtgtgaaagagagagaaaatgacGCAGACATCTCAAGCTCCGAGCTCGTGTCTTCTCCATCAACTGGTAGAAGTCTGTCATGGAAAAGTGGTAAACTTTCTGTGCAGCAGTCTTTTGACAGGAAGAAATATACTGATTCTCCCTGGAGGTGGTCGGGTAGTTTCACGTCAAATGGGACTTCTTCGCCACAACGGGCTGGAAAATCATGTCGACGGATAAGGCACAGTAACACCAA ATTGTCCACTGACGAATTACAAAGTACCTCTGGTGAATGCCCCCCTGAGCATCTTCCTTCTTCTGCAAATAGCGGGCATCCATCCTTAACGGACAGTGCTGGCAATAATGACGTGAAAGATCAACTTCACTTTCCTACTTCAGAGATGTTGCAAAATCAAAGGAAAGCGGATGAGTGTGATGAAGACATGGAAAGAGCGTTACAACATAAGGCCCAACTTATAGGGCAGTTTGAAGCCGAGGAAAAAGCTCAACAAGAATGGGAAGAGAAGTACAGAGAGAATAACAGCTATGCACag GATTCACGTAAGCCTGGGAATTACTCAGACGTGACTGAAGAAAGAGATGACATGAATTTGCAAGATCGTGCTAACAAATTCCAGGAAGCAGATATTCCCTCCACCGATGGAGTTACAGACAATGTTCTATCCACTCCGCAAATTGATACAGGCTGCAGGAAGGATCAGGCTGAATCCCCAGCATCAGAGTTTGCATGTTCAAAGTCTAACGGGAGTTGTCCAGAAAATCATGGCTCGTCACCTGCTTATAGTCGCCATCAGTTTCCATCTGCTAATGATTCCCCTATACACCCCGTTGAAAATACTATCAAATCCTCTGGAGGTAGCAGTTCACAAGCAGGACAGGCTTTTGAAGGGGCTTATGAACAAGCCTTGGTTTCTCGTGATGCTTCAGATAACGTAGGACCTATCCTGGGAGCGCTTGAACAAGCTAAATTTTCGCTTAACCAACAGATCAACTTCTCACCAGTAGCAAAAGGCGGATCTCCAATAGAACATTCTGTTCCGGTAGCTAGAATTGAGGACAGATTAGTCATTCCACCTGGATTCCCTGGCCTTTTTCGACTACCAACAGATTTTCAACTCGAAGCAACTACAACAGCGAACTACCAAGGTTTTCCGTCGAGGTTCAATTCAGCGGACCATTCTCATGAAACTGGCTCATTCCAAGAGGTCAATTCTGAACAACCTTCACAGAGGCCTATCTGTGAAAACACCTTAGACACAGGTCTACCATATTCCACTGGATTCGACTACCTTAATCCTCCCTCGAGTTTTGGTCTTCCATTTTCTAGTAAAGCAACATACCCCACCTATCCGTTTCAAAGCAATACAGCAACTACTACGTCTCAATCCCAAAGTCCGCTAGTGCCAAACTTATCCTCAGGTGAAGAAGTATTCTTAAGATCCCTTCCAATGAATGAGACAGGTATACCCCCATCGCTTCCTACCTCGCATTACGATGCTCATCTGAGATCGAACATGTATAGATGA
- the LOC107871383 gene encoding uncharacterized protein LOC107871383 isoform X1 — MCYFIHFIFLQQLNFELQDQRKIVGMEDSSMTIEFLRARLLAERSVSQTAKQRADELAERVLELEEQLKIVSLQRKKAEKATAAVLSILENEGISDVSEEFDSGSDQEAICSDTKGVESADNRNERKPTPLNVKERENDADISSSELVSSPSTGRSLSWKSGKLSVQQSFDRKKYTDSPWRWSGSFTSNGTSSPQRAGKSCRRIRHSNTKLSTDELQSTSGECPPEHLPSSANSGHPSLTDSAGNNDVKDQLHFPTSEMLQNQRKADECDEDMERALQHKAQLIGQFEAEEKAQQEWEEKYRENNSYAQDSRKPGNYSDVTEERDDMNLQDRANKFQEADIPSTDGVTDNVLSTPQIDTGCRKDQAESPASEFACSKSNGSCPENHGSSPAYSRHQFPSANDSPIHPVENTIKSSGGSSSQAGQAFEGAYEQALVSRDASDNVGPILGALEQAKFSLNQQINFSPVAKGGSPIEHSVPVARIEDRLVIPPGFPGLFRLPTDFQLEATTTANYQGFPSRFNSADHSHETGSFQEVNSEQPSQRPICENTLDTGLPYSTGFDYLNPPSSFGLPFSSKATYPTYPFQSNTATTTSQSQSPLVPNLSSGEEVFLRSLPMNETGIPPSLPTSHYDAHLRSNMYR, encoded by the exons ATGTGCTATTTTATTCACTTCATTTTTTTGCAGCAGCTGAACTTTGAGCTTCAAGATCAGAG GAAAATTGTTGGCATGGAAGATTCTAGCATGACAATTGAATTTCTCCGGGCTCGATTATTGGCTGAAAGGTCCGTCTCGCAAACAGCGAAGCAGAGAGCTGATGAACTAGCAGAGAGG GtcttggaactggaagagcaGCTAAAGATTGTGTCGTTACAAAGAAAGAAAGCTGAGAAGGCCACAGCAGCTGTACTTTCCATCTTAGAGAACGAAGGAATATCTGATGTATCGGAGGAATTCGATTCAGGCTCTGATCAGGAAGCAATATGCTCCGATACTAAAGGTGTTGAGTCCGCTGACAATAGAAACGAGCGAAAGCCAACTCCGTTAAAtgtgaaagagagagaaaatgacGCAGACATCTCAAGCTCCGAGCTCGTGTCTTCTCCATCAACTGGTAGAAGTCTGTCATGGAAAAGTGGTAAACTTTCTGTGCAGCAGTCTTTTGACAGGAAGAAATATACTGATTCTCCCTGGAGGTGGTCGGGTAGTTTCACGTCAAATGGGACTTCTTCGCCACAACGGGCTGGAAAATCATGTCGACGGATAAGGCACAGTAACACCAA ATTGTCCACTGACGAATTACAAAGTACCTCTGGTGAATGCCCCCCTGAGCATCTTCCTTCTTCTGCAAATAGCGGGCATCCATCCTTAACGGACAGTGCTGGCAATAATGACGTGAAAGATCAACTTCACTTTCCTACTTCAGAGATGTTGCAAAATCAAAGGAAAGCGGATGAGTGTGATGAAGACATGGAAAGAGCGTTACAACATAAGGCCCAACTTATAGGGCAGTTTGAAGCCGAGGAAAAAGCTCAACAAGAATGGGAAGAGAAGTACAGAGAGAATAACAGCTATGCACag GATTCACGTAAGCCTGGGAATTACTCAGACGTGACTGAAGAAAGAGATGACATGAATTTGCAAGATCGTGCTAACAAATTCCAGGAAGCAGATATTCCCTCCACCGATGGAGTTACAGACAATGTTCTATCCACTCCGCAAATTGATACAGGCTGCAGGAAGGATCAGGCTGAATCCCCAGCATCAGAGTTTGCATGTTCAAAGTCTAACGGGAGTTGTCCAGAAAATCATGGCTCGTCACCTGCTTATAGTCGCCATCAGTTTCCATCTGCTAATGATTCCCCTATACACCCCGTTGAAAATACTATCAAATCCTCTGGAGGTAGCAGTTCACAAGCAGGACAGGCTTTTGAAGGGGCTTATGAACAAGCCTTGGTTTCTCGTGATGCTTCAGATAACGTAGGACCTATCCTGGGAGCGCTTGAACAAGCTAAATTTTCGCTTAACCAACAGATCAACTTCTCACCAGTAGCAAAAGGCGGATCTCCAATAGAACATTCTGTTCCGGTAGCTAGAATTGAGGACAGATTAGTCATTCCACCTGGATTCCCTGGCCTTTTTCGACTACCAACAGATTTTCAACTCGAAGCAACTACAACAGCGAACTACCAAGGTTTTCCGTCGAGGTTCAATTCAGCGGACCATTCTCATGAAACTGGCTCATTCCAAGAGGTCAATTCTGAACAACCTTCACAGAGGCCTATCTGTGAAAACACCTTAGACACAGGTCTACCATATTCCACTGGATTCGACTACCTTAATCCTCCCTCGAGTTTTGGTCTTCCATTTTCTAGTAAAGCAACATACCCCACCTATCCGTTTCAAAGCAATACAGCAACTACTACGTCTCAATCCCAAAGTCCGCTAGTGCCAAACTTATCCTCAGGTGAAGAAGTATTCTTAAGATCCCTTCCAATGAATGAGACAGGTATACCCCCATCGCTTCCTACCTCGCATTACGATGCTCATCTGAGATCGAACATGTATAGATGA
- the LOC107871383 gene encoding uncharacterized protein LOC107871383 isoform X3 — protein MSKVDKLNFELQDQRKIVGMEDSSMTIEFLRARLLAERSVSQTAKQRADELAERVLELEEQLKIVSLQRKKAEKATAAVLSILENEGISDVSEEFDSGSDQEAICSDTKGVESADNRNERKPTPLNVKERENDADISSSELVSSPSTGRSLSWKSGKLSVQQSFDRKKYTDSPWRWSGSFTSNGTSSPQRAGKSCRRIRHSNTKLSTDELQSTSGECPPEHLPSSANSGHPSLTDSAGNNDVKDQLHFPTSEMLQNQRKADECDEDMERALQHKAQLIGQFEAEEKAQQEWEEKYRENNSYAQDSRKPGNYSDVTEERDDMNLQDRANKFQEADIPSTDGVTDNVLSTPQIDTGCRKDQAESPASEFACSKSNGSCPENHGSSPAYSRHQFPSANDSPIHPVENTIKSSGGSSSQAGQAFEGAYEQALVSRDASDNVGPILGALEQAKFSLNQQINFSPVAKGGSPIEHSVPVARIEDRLVIPPGFPGLFRLPTDFQLEATTTANYQGFPSRFNSADHSHETGSFQEVNSEQPSQRPICENTLDTGLPYSTGFDYLNPPSSFGLPFSSKATYPTYPFQSNTATTTSQSQSPLVPNLSSGEEVFLRSLPMNETGIPPSLPTSHYDAHLRSNMYR, from the exons ATGTCTAAAGTGGATAAA CTGAACTTTGAGCTTCAAGATCAGAG GAAAATTGTTGGCATGGAAGATTCTAGCATGACAATTGAATTTCTCCGGGCTCGATTATTGGCTGAAAGGTCCGTCTCGCAAACAGCGAAGCAGAGAGCTGATGAACTAGCAGAGAGG GtcttggaactggaagagcaGCTAAAGATTGTGTCGTTACAAAGAAAGAAAGCTGAGAAGGCCACAGCAGCTGTACTTTCCATCTTAGAGAACGAAGGAATATCTGATGTATCGGAGGAATTCGATTCAGGCTCTGATCAGGAAGCAATATGCTCCGATACTAAAGGTGTTGAGTCCGCTGACAATAGAAACGAGCGAAAGCCAACTCCGTTAAAtgtgaaagagagagaaaatgacGCAGACATCTCAAGCTCCGAGCTCGTGTCTTCTCCATCAACTGGTAGAAGTCTGTCATGGAAAAGTGGTAAACTTTCTGTGCAGCAGTCTTTTGACAGGAAGAAATATACTGATTCTCCCTGGAGGTGGTCGGGTAGTTTCACGTCAAATGGGACTTCTTCGCCACAACGGGCTGGAAAATCATGTCGACGGATAAGGCACAGTAACACCAA ATTGTCCACTGACGAATTACAAAGTACCTCTGGTGAATGCCCCCCTGAGCATCTTCCTTCTTCTGCAAATAGCGGGCATCCATCCTTAACGGACAGTGCTGGCAATAATGACGTGAAAGATCAACTTCACTTTCCTACTTCAGAGATGTTGCAAAATCAAAGGAAAGCGGATGAGTGTGATGAAGACATGGAAAGAGCGTTACAACATAAGGCCCAACTTATAGGGCAGTTTGAAGCCGAGGAAAAAGCTCAACAAGAATGGGAAGAGAAGTACAGAGAGAATAACAGCTATGCACag GATTCACGTAAGCCTGGGAATTACTCAGACGTGACTGAAGAAAGAGATGACATGAATTTGCAAGATCGTGCTAACAAATTCCAGGAAGCAGATATTCCCTCCACCGATGGAGTTACAGACAATGTTCTATCCACTCCGCAAATTGATACAGGCTGCAGGAAGGATCAGGCTGAATCCCCAGCATCAGAGTTTGCATGTTCAAAGTCTAACGGGAGTTGTCCAGAAAATCATGGCTCGTCACCTGCTTATAGTCGCCATCAGTTTCCATCTGCTAATGATTCCCCTATACACCCCGTTGAAAATACTATCAAATCCTCTGGAGGTAGCAGTTCACAAGCAGGACAGGCTTTTGAAGGGGCTTATGAACAAGCCTTGGTTTCTCGTGATGCTTCAGATAACGTAGGACCTATCCTGGGAGCGCTTGAACAAGCTAAATTTTCGCTTAACCAACAGATCAACTTCTCACCAGTAGCAAAAGGCGGATCTCCAATAGAACATTCTGTTCCGGTAGCTAGAATTGAGGACAGATTAGTCATTCCACCTGGATTCCCTGGCCTTTTTCGACTACCAACAGATTTTCAACTCGAAGCAACTACAACAGCGAACTACCAAGGTTTTCCGTCGAGGTTCAATTCAGCGGACCATTCTCATGAAACTGGCTCATTCCAAGAGGTCAATTCTGAACAACCTTCACAGAGGCCTATCTGTGAAAACACCTTAGACACAGGTCTACCATATTCCACTGGATTCGACTACCTTAATCCTCCCTCGAGTTTTGGTCTTCCATTTTCTAGTAAAGCAACATACCCCACCTATCCGTTTCAAAGCAATACAGCAACTACTACGTCTCAATCCCAAAGTCCGCTAGTGCCAAACTTATCCTCAGGTGAAGAAGTATTCTTAAGATCCCTTCCAATGAATGAGACAGGTATACCCCCATCGCTTCCTACCTCGCATTACGATGCTCATCTGAGATCGAACATGTATAGATGA
- the LOC107871383 gene encoding uncharacterized protein LOC107871383 isoform X2 — MSKVDKQLNFELQDQRKIVGMEDSSMTIEFLRARLLAERSVSQTAKQRADELAERVLELEEQLKIVSLQRKKAEKATAAVLSILENEGISDVSEEFDSGSDQEAICSDTKGVESADNRNERKPTPLNVKERENDADISSSELVSSPSTGRSLSWKSGKLSVQQSFDRKKYTDSPWRWSGSFTSNGTSSPQRAGKSCRRIRHSNTKLSTDELQSTSGECPPEHLPSSANSGHPSLTDSAGNNDVKDQLHFPTSEMLQNQRKADECDEDMERALQHKAQLIGQFEAEEKAQQEWEEKYRENNSYAQDSRKPGNYSDVTEERDDMNLQDRANKFQEADIPSTDGVTDNVLSTPQIDTGCRKDQAESPASEFACSKSNGSCPENHGSSPAYSRHQFPSANDSPIHPVENTIKSSGGSSSQAGQAFEGAYEQALVSRDASDNVGPILGALEQAKFSLNQQINFSPVAKGGSPIEHSVPVARIEDRLVIPPGFPGLFRLPTDFQLEATTTANYQGFPSRFNSADHSHETGSFQEVNSEQPSQRPICENTLDTGLPYSTGFDYLNPPSSFGLPFSSKATYPTYPFQSNTATTTSQSQSPLVPNLSSGEEVFLRSLPMNETGIPPSLPTSHYDAHLRSNMYR, encoded by the exons ATGTCTAAAGTGGATAAA CAGCTGAACTTTGAGCTTCAAGATCAGAG GAAAATTGTTGGCATGGAAGATTCTAGCATGACAATTGAATTTCTCCGGGCTCGATTATTGGCTGAAAGGTCCGTCTCGCAAACAGCGAAGCAGAGAGCTGATGAACTAGCAGAGAGG GtcttggaactggaagagcaGCTAAAGATTGTGTCGTTACAAAGAAAGAAAGCTGAGAAGGCCACAGCAGCTGTACTTTCCATCTTAGAGAACGAAGGAATATCTGATGTATCGGAGGAATTCGATTCAGGCTCTGATCAGGAAGCAATATGCTCCGATACTAAAGGTGTTGAGTCCGCTGACAATAGAAACGAGCGAAAGCCAACTCCGTTAAAtgtgaaagagagagaaaatgacGCAGACATCTCAAGCTCCGAGCTCGTGTCTTCTCCATCAACTGGTAGAAGTCTGTCATGGAAAAGTGGTAAACTTTCTGTGCAGCAGTCTTTTGACAGGAAGAAATATACTGATTCTCCCTGGAGGTGGTCGGGTAGTTTCACGTCAAATGGGACTTCTTCGCCACAACGGGCTGGAAAATCATGTCGACGGATAAGGCACAGTAACACCAA ATTGTCCACTGACGAATTACAAAGTACCTCTGGTGAATGCCCCCCTGAGCATCTTCCTTCTTCTGCAAATAGCGGGCATCCATCCTTAACGGACAGTGCTGGCAATAATGACGTGAAAGATCAACTTCACTTTCCTACTTCAGAGATGTTGCAAAATCAAAGGAAAGCGGATGAGTGTGATGAAGACATGGAAAGAGCGTTACAACATAAGGCCCAACTTATAGGGCAGTTTGAAGCCGAGGAAAAAGCTCAACAAGAATGGGAAGAGAAGTACAGAGAGAATAACAGCTATGCACag GATTCACGTAAGCCTGGGAATTACTCAGACGTGACTGAAGAAAGAGATGACATGAATTTGCAAGATCGTGCTAACAAATTCCAGGAAGCAGATATTCCCTCCACCGATGGAGTTACAGACAATGTTCTATCCACTCCGCAAATTGATACAGGCTGCAGGAAGGATCAGGCTGAATCCCCAGCATCAGAGTTTGCATGTTCAAAGTCTAACGGGAGTTGTCCAGAAAATCATGGCTCGTCACCTGCTTATAGTCGCCATCAGTTTCCATCTGCTAATGATTCCCCTATACACCCCGTTGAAAATACTATCAAATCCTCTGGAGGTAGCAGTTCACAAGCAGGACAGGCTTTTGAAGGGGCTTATGAACAAGCCTTGGTTTCTCGTGATGCTTCAGATAACGTAGGACCTATCCTGGGAGCGCTTGAACAAGCTAAATTTTCGCTTAACCAACAGATCAACTTCTCACCAGTAGCAAAAGGCGGATCTCCAATAGAACATTCTGTTCCGGTAGCTAGAATTGAGGACAGATTAGTCATTCCACCTGGATTCCCTGGCCTTTTTCGACTACCAACAGATTTTCAACTCGAAGCAACTACAACAGCGAACTACCAAGGTTTTCCGTCGAGGTTCAATTCAGCGGACCATTCTCATGAAACTGGCTCATTCCAAGAGGTCAATTCTGAACAACCTTCACAGAGGCCTATCTGTGAAAACACCTTAGACACAGGTCTACCATATTCCACTGGATTCGACTACCTTAATCCTCCCTCGAGTTTTGGTCTTCCATTTTCTAGTAAAGCAACATACCCCACCTATCCGTTTCAAAGCAATACAGCAACTACTACGTCTCAATCCCAAAGTCCGCTAGTGCCAAACTTATCCTCAGGTGAAGAAGTATTCTTAAGATCCCTTCCAATGAATGAGACAGGTATACCCCCATCGCTTCCTACCTCGCATTACGATGCTCATCTGAGATCGAACATGTATAGATGA
- the LOC107871383 gene encoding uncharacterized protein LOC107871383 isoform X6, protein MTSNGIQDQDQRKIVGMEDSSMTIEFLRARLLAERSVSQTAKQRADELAERVLELEEQLKIVSLQRKKAEKATAAVLSILENEGISDVSEEFDSGSDQEAICSDTKGVESADNRNERKPTPLNVKERENDADISSSELVSSPSTGRSLSWKSGKLSVQQSFDRKKYTDSPWRWSGSFTSNGTSSPQRAGKSCRRIRHSNTKLSTDELQSTSGECPPEHLPSSANSGHPSLTDSAGNNDVKDQLHFPTSEMLQNQRKADECDEDMERALQHKAQLIGQFEAEEKAQQEWEEKYRENNSYAQDSRKPGNYSDVTEERDDMNLQDRANKFQEADIPSTDGVTDNVLSTPQIDTGCRKDQAESPASEFACSKSNGSCPENHGSSPAYSRHQFPSANDSPIHPVENTIKSSGGSSSQAGQAFEGAYEQALVSRDASDNVGPILGALEQAKFSLNQQINFSPVAKGGSPIEHSVPVARIEDRLVIPPGFPGLFRLPTDFQLEATTTANYQGFPSRFNSADHSHETGSFQEVNSEQPSQRPICENTLDTGLPYSTGFDYLNPPSSFGLPFSSKATYPTYPFQSNTATTTSQSQSPLVPNLSSGEEVFLRSLPMNETGIPPSLPTSHYDAHLRSNMYR, encoded by the exons ATGACAAGTAACGGGATACAAGACCAAGATCAGAG GAAAATTGTTGGCATGGAAGATTCTAGCATGACAATTGAATTTCTCCGGGCTCGATTATTGGCTGAAAGGTCCGTCTCGCAAACAGCGAAGCAGAGAGCTGATGAACTAGCAGAGAGG GtcttggaactggaagagcaGCTAAAGATTGTGTCGTTACAAAGAAAGAAAGCTGAGAAGGCCACAGCAGCTGTACTTTCCATCTTAGAGAACGAAGGAATATCTGATGTATCGGAGGAATTCGATTCAGGCTCTGATCAGGAAGCAATATGCTCCGATACTAAAGGTGTTGAGTCCGCTGACAATAGAAACGAGCGAAAGCCAACTCCGTTAAAtgtgaaagagagagaaaatgacGCAGACATCTCAAGCTCCGAGCTCGTGTCTTCTCCATCAACTGGTAGAAGTCTGTCATGGAAAAGTGGTAAACTTTCTGTGCAGCAGTCTTTTGACAGGAAGAAATATACTGATTCTCCCTGGAGGTGGTCGGGTAGTTTCACGTCAAATGGGACTTCTTCGCCACAACGGGCTGGAAAATCATGTCGACGGATAAGGCACAGTAACACCAA ATTGTCCACTGACGAATTACAAAGTACCTCTGGTGAATGCCCCCCTGAGCATCTTCCTTCTTCTGCAAATAGCGGGCATCCATCCTTAACGGACAGTGCTGGCAATAATGACGTGAAAGATCAACTTCACTTTCCTACTTCAGAGATGTTGCAAAATCAAAGGAAAGCGGATGAGTGTGATGAAGACATGGAAAGAGCGTTACAACATAAGGCCCAACTTATAGGGCAGTTTGAAGCCGAGGAAAAAGCTCAACAAGAATGGGAAGAGAAGTACAGAGAGAATAACAGCTATGCACag GATTCACGTAAGCCTGGGAATTACTCAGACGTGACTGAAGAAAGAGATGACATGAATTTGCAAGATCGTGCTAACAAATTCCAGGAAGCAGATATTCCCTCCACCGATGGAGTTACAGACAATGTTCTATCCACTCCGCAAATTGATACAGGCTGCAGGAAGGATCAGGCTGAATCCCCAGCATCAGAGTTTGCATGTTCAAAGTCTAACGGGAGTTGTCCAGAAAATCATGGCTCGTCACCTGCTTATAGTCGCCATCAGTTTCCATCTGCTAATGATTCCCCTATACACCCCGTTGAAAATACTATCAAATCCTCTGGAGGTAGCAGTTCACAAGCAGGACAGGCTTTTGAAGGGGCTTATGAACAAGCCTTGGTTTCTCGTGATGCTTCAGATAACGTAGGACCTATCCTGGGAGCGCTTGAACAAGCTAAATTTTCGCTTAACCAACAGATCAACTTCTCACCAGTAGCAAAAGGCGGATCTCCAATAGAACATTCTGTTCCGGTAGCTAGAATTGAGGACAGATTAGTCATTCCACCTGGATTCCCTGGCCTTTTTCGACTACCAACAGATTTTCAACTCGAAGCAACTACAACAGCGAACTACCAAGGTTTTCCGTCGAGGTTCAATTCAGCGGACCATTCTCATGAAACTGGCTCATTCCAAGAGGTCAATTCTGAACAACCTTCACAGAGGCCTATCTGTGAAAACACCTTAGACACAGGTCTACCATATTCCACTGGATTCGACTACCTTAATCCTCCCTCGAGTTTTGGTCTTCCATTTTCTAGTAAAGCAACATACCCCACCTATCCGTTTCAAAGCAATACAGCAACTACTACGTCTCAATCCCAAAGTCCGCTAGTGCCAAACTTATCCTCAGGTGAAGAAGTATTCTTAAGATCCCTTCCAATGAATGAGACAGGTATACCCCCATCGCTTCCTACCTCGCATTACGATGCTCATCTGAGATCGAACATGTATAGATGA